From a single Miscanthus floridulus cultivar M001 chromosome 8, ASM1932011v1, whole genome shotgun sequence genomic region:
- the LOC136473871 gene encoding MLO-like protein 1, whose amino-acid sequence MAGGGAKADGAEEITLEHTPTWIVASVCSIIVVISLLFERLLHRLGKRLTKGRRKPLYDALLKVKEELMLLGFISLLLNVFQGATQKICVRESLMHHLLPCSLPAANAVKTTAHFVLAGGTRRLLAGGGASSDYCLSKGKVPILSITAIHELHIFIFVLAVTHVVLSAVTIILGITQTRNWKYWEEKIQQNDDSAPQMIKHVQEFKFIKSHFRGHGKRWEIFGWLRSFFKQFYGSVTEEDYTTLRLGFIMKHCRGHPKFNFYNYMNRALEVDFKKVVGISWYLWAMLMIFLLLNVHGWYVYIWITVVPFILLLVLGSKMEHIITELALEVTQKHTAIQGVLVVTPSDELFWFHRPKLVLLLIHIILFQNAFEIALFFWLWVTYGFNSCILGKPAYVITRVVLSVISQLLCGYSTLPLYALISQMGSSFKKAIFDDNISQGLTNWAENARRRNRMPTTSVGDNSPIAEGIQMSNMTRRESAMEQGTTRLI is encoded by the exons atggccggcggcggcgccaaaGCCGACGGCGCGGAGGAGATAACGCTGGAGCACACGCCCACGTGGATCGTCGCCTCCGTATGctccatcatcgtcgtcatctccCTGCTTTTCGAGCGACTGCTCCACCGCCTCGGCAAG AGGCTAACAAAAGGCCGCCGGAAGCCACTGTATGATGCCCTCCTCAAGGTCAAAGAAG AGCTGATGCTGCTGGGGTTCATCTCCCTGCTGCTCAACGTGTTCCAGGGTGCCACGCAGAAGATATGCGTCCGGGAGAGCCTGATGCACCACCTCTTGCCCTGCTCGCTCCCCGCCGCCAACGCCGTCAAGACCACCGCGCACTTCGTGCTCGCCGGCGGCACGAGGAGGCTCCTGGCGGGAGGAGGCGCTTCCAGTGACTACTGCCTCAGCAAG GGCAAAGTTCCAATTCTTTCGATAACTGCCATTCATGAGTTGCACATATTTATCTTCGTCTTGGCAGTCACGCATGTGGTTCTCAGTGCTGTTACAATTATTCTTGGAATCACACAG ACAAGAAATTGGAAATATTGGGAGGAGAAGATCCAGCAAAACGATGATAGTg CTCCtcaaatgatcaagcatgtgcaAGAATTCAAATTTATTAAAAGTCACTTCAGAGGTCATGGAAAACGATGGGAAATATTCGGTTGGCTG CGCTCTTTTTTCAAACAATTCTATGGGTCAGTCACTGAGGAGGACTATACAACCCTGCGACTTGGCTTCATCATG AAACACTGCAGGGGACATCCAAAATTCAACTTTTATAATTATATGAATAGAGCATTGGAAGTGGATTTCAAGAAAGTCGTTGGCATAAG CTGGTACCTTTGGGCTATGCTAATGATATTCTTGCTACTTAATGTTCATG GATGGTACGTCTACATTTGGATAACAGTAGTCCCATTCATT TTGCTACTTGTGCTCGGAAGTAAGATGGAGCATATTATCACGGAGTTGGCTTTAGAGGTTACCCAAAAGCATACGGCAATACAAGGGGTTTTAGTTGTAACTCCTTCAGATGAACTCTTTTGGTTCCACCGTCCTAAACTAGTCCTTCTCTTGATTCATATCATCTTGTTCCAAAATGCATTTGAAATTGCATTGTTCTTTTGGTTGTGG GTAACATATGGGTTTAATTCCTGCATTTTGGGAAAACCGGCATATGTTATTACTCGTGTGGTGCTAAG TGTCATCAGCCAACTCCTATGTGGATACAGCACCCTACCTCTCTATGCTCTCATCTCTCAG ATGGGAAGTTCTTTCAAGAAGGCGATCTTCGATGATAATATCTCCCAAGGCCTTACCAATTGGGCAGAAAATGCTAGGAGGCGTAATAGAATGCCAACAACAAGTGTTGGTGACAATTCACCTATTGCTGAGGGAATTCAAATGTCAAATATGACACGAAGAGAATCAGCAATGGAACAAGGAACCACAAGGTTGATCTAA